The following coding sequences lie in one Microvirga sp. 17 mud 1-3 genomic window:
- a CDS encoding [protein-PII] uridylyltransferase yields MAASSVETVLTRLGDRPLRDAAELRARLVPELKSLLDETRAAAEARLLEKGDGLACARFLSGRMDEVIRIVHEAVVRHLYPADNPSMAERLAVVATGGYGRGTLAPGSDVDLLFLLPYKKTAWSESVVEAMLYVLWDLRLKVGHATRSVEECLREGAADMTIRTSLLDARFLLGDRSLYDDLVTRFDREIVASSAAEFVDAKLKERDARVAKAGASRYLVEPNVKDGKGGLRDLNTLFWIAKYVYRVREPEELVKAGLFTPEEFKLFARCEEFLWRVRCHLHFLTGRAEERLTFDLQRVIAERIGFTGRGGLSGVERFMKAYFRIAKDVGDLTAIVCAELEARQTKKRPVLDRMLGRFRRRRGGALENDAFFIDNNRINLRGEDAFERDPVNLIRLFWLADRHNLPIHPDATRLATRSRSLIGPTLRNDPEANRLFVDILTSRNAPEVVLRLMNEAGVLGRFIPDFGRIVAMMQFNMYHHYTVDEHLIRSIGVLTEIESGAGSADHPLATQIVGTIHNRRALYVAVFLHDIAKGRPEDHSTAGAAIARKLGPRFGLTGSETNTVAWLVEHHLLASNTAQSRDLSDPATIKGFADTVQTMERLKLLHVLTIADIKAVGPGVWNGWKGQLLRNLYIETEVMLGGGAADLARSDRIRLAQEQLRAALPDWTQEEFDAYAARHAPAYWLKTDETRREKQAHFVRAADRGGRSVATAYETDSFRGVTEFTILSPDHPRLLAIVTGACAAAGGNIVDAQIFTTTDGMALDTIVLSRAFDRDEDELRRAERVAVSIERALKGEVKIADLVAGKRPAKERARTFQLAPEVSIDNSLSSRQTVIEVSGLDRPGLLYDLTTALGKLNLNIASAHIVTFGEKAVDVFYVTDLTGTKVTHAGRQASIRRALLEAFKADETEPAHRRSA; encoded by the coding sequence ATGGCCGCCTCCAGTGTCGAGACCGTTCTGACCCGCCTGGGCGACAGGCCGCTGCGCGATGCGGCAGAGCTGCGGGCGCGTCTTGTCCCCGAACTTAAGAGCCTTCTCGACGAGACGCGGGCGGCCGCGGAGGCGCGCCTTCTGGAGAAGGGGGACGGGCTCGCCTGCGCCCGCTTCCTGTCGGGCCGGATGGACGAGGTGATCCGCATCGTGCACGAGGCGGTGGTCCGCCATCTCTACCCTGCCGACAACCCTTCCATGGCCGAGCGTCTCGCGGTGGTCGCGACGGGCGGATACGGGCGCGGGACCCTGGCACCGGGCTCGGACGTCGATCTCCTGTTTCTCCTTCCCTACAAGAAGACCGCCTGGAGCGAGAGCGTCGTCGAGGCGATGCTCTACGTGCTCTGGGACCTCAGGCTGAAGGTCGGCCACGCCACCAGGTCGGTCGAGGAATGCCTGCGCGAGGGCGCAGCCGACATGACGATCCGCACCTCACTCCTTGACGCGCGGTTCCTGCTCGGCGACAGGAGCCTCTACGACGATCTCGTCACCCGCTTCGACCGGGAGATCGTCGCATCCTCGGCGGCCGAATTCGTCGACGCCAAGCTGAAGGAGCGGGATGCGCGCGTCGCGAAGGCAGGCGCATCGCGCTATCTCGTCGAGCCGAACGTGAAGGACGGCAAGGGAGGGCTGCGCGACCTCAACACGCTCTTCTGGATCGCCAAATACGTCTACCGGGTGCGCGAGCCGGAGGAGCTCGTGAAGGCCGGGCTCTTCACGCCGGAGGAGTTCAAGCTCTTCGCGCGCTGCGAGGAGTTTCTGTGGCGCGTGCGCTGTCACCTGCATTTCCTGACGGGCCGCGCGGAGGAGCGCCTGACCTTTGACCTGCAGCGCGTCATCGCGGAGCGCATCGGCTTCACGGGGCGTGGCGGGCTCTCGGGCGTCGAGCGCTTCATGAAAGCATATTTCCGCATTGCCAAAGATGTGGGCGACCTCACGGCCATCGTCTGCGCGGAGCTCGAAGCGCGCCAGACGAAGAAGCGCCCCGTCCTCGACCGCATGCTTGGACGCTTCCGTCGCCGGCGCGGCGGCGCGCTCGAAAACGACGCCTTCTTCATTGACAACAACCGGATCAACCTGCGTGGCGAGGATGCGTTCGAGCGCGATCCAGTGAACCTCATCCGCCTGTTCTGGCTCGCTGACCGGCATAACCTGCCGATCCATCCGGATGCCACGCGCCTTGCCACGCGCTCGCGCTCGCTGATCGGTCCGACCCTGCGCAACGATCCGGAGGCGAACCGCCTCTTCGTCGACATCCTCACGTCGCGCAATGCCCCGGAGGTGGTGCTGCGGCTGATGAACGAGGCAGGAGTGCTGGGGCGCTTCATCCCGGATTTCGGCCGCATCGTCGCGATGATGCAATTCAACATGTATCATCACTATACGGTAGACGAGCATCTGATCCGCTCCATCGGCGTCCTCACCGAGATCGAGAGCGGCGCCGGCAGTGCCGACCACCCGCTCGCGACGCAGATCGTCGGCACCATCCACAACAGGCGCGCGCTCTATGTGGCGGTGTTCCTGCACGACATCGCCAAGGGGCGGCCGGAGGACCATTCGACGGCGGGCGCTGCCATTGCGCGCAAGCTCGGCCCGCGCTTCGGTCTGACCGGGTCGGAGACGAATACGGTCGCGTGGCTCGTCGAGCATCACCTGCTCGCCTCAAACACCGCGCAGAGCCGCGACCTGTCGGACCCCGCCACCATCAAGGGCTTTGCCGACACGGTGCAGACCATGGAGCGCCTGAAGCTGCTCCACGTTCTCACCATTGCGGACATCAAGGCGGTGGGGCCCGGCGTGTGGAACGGGTGGAAGGGCCAACTTCTGCGCAACCTCTATATCGAGACCGAAGTCATGCTCGGCGGGGGTGCCGCCGATCTCGCCCGCTCGGATCGCATCCGCCTCGCGCAGGAGCAGCTGCGGGCCGCTTTGCCCGATTGGACGCAGGAGGAATTCGACGCCTATGCGGCCCGCCATGCGCCGGCCTATTGGCTCAAGACCGACGAGACGCGGCGCGAGAAACAGGCGCATTTCGTCAGGGCCGCGGATCGGGGAGGGCGCAGTGTCGCGACCGCTTACGAGACGGACAGTTTCCGCGGCGTGACCGAGTTCACCATCCTGTCTCCCGACCACCCGCGCCTGCTCGCCATCGTCACAGGCGCCTGTGCGGCGGCGGGCGGCAACATCGTGGATGCGCAGATCTTCACCACCACGGACGGCATGGCTCTCGACACCATCGTGCTTTCGCGCGCATTCGACCGGGACGAGGACGAGCTGCGCCGGGCCGAGCGGGTTGCCGTCTCCATCGAGCGCGCCCTGAAAGGCGAGGTGAAGATCGCCGATCTCGTAGCCGGCAAGCGCCCGGCCAAGGAGCGGGCGCGCACATTCCAACTCGCGCCGGAAGTCTCCATCGACAATTCCCTGTCGAGCCGTCAGACCGTGATCGAGGTGTCGGGCCTCGACCGGCCGGGCCTGCTCTACGATCTCACCACGGCGCTGGGCAAGCTCAACCTCAACATCGCGTCGGCCCATATCGTAACCTTCGGCGAAAAGGCCGTGGACGTATTCTACGTAACGGACCTCACGGGGACCAAGGTCACCCATGCGGGCCGCCAGGCCTCCATCCGGCGGGCCCTGCTCGAAGCCTTCAAGGCGGACGAAACGGAACCGGCCCATCGCCGCAGTGCTTGA
- a CDS encoding aliphatic sulfonate ABC transporter substrate-binding protein — protein MSLSRRLFLAAAFATGLTSAAFAQPKEIRIDYATYNPVSLVLKDKGFLEKELAKDGIGVRWVQTLGSNKALEFLNAGSIDFGSTAGAAALIGRINGNPIKSIYVYSRPEWTALVTAKDSPIAKVEDLKGKRVAVTRGTDPHIFLVRALQEAKLTEKDVKLVLLQHPDGRTALERGDVDAWAGLDPLMAAAEIESGAKLFYRNAAANTWGVLNVSEAFAKENPALVTRVLKAYEEARAYALANPEELKKSLATYTKLPDPVITRQLERTELTHSAIGQPQIDTILAAGLALQQAGVIPADTDVRAAVDSLVDRRFATASR, from the coding sequence ATGAGCCTGTCCCGTCGTCTCTTCCTTGCCGCCGCCTTCGCCACGGGCCTGACCTCGGCAGCCTTCGCGCAGCCGAAGGAAATCCGCATCGACTACGCCACCTACAACCCGGTCAGCCTCGTCCTGAAGGACAAGGGCTTCCTGGAGAAGGAATTGGCGAAGGACGGCATCGGCGTGCGCTGGGTGCAGACGCTCGGCTCCAACAAGGCCCTCGAATTCCTCAATGCCGGCTCCATCGATTTCGGTTCCACGGCCGGCGCCGCGGCGCTGATCGGCCGGATCAACGGCAACCCGATCAAGTCGATCTATGTCTATTCCCGCCCCGAATGGACGGCCCTTGTCACGGCCAAGGACAGCCCCATCGCCAAGGTCGAGGACCTGAAGGGCAAGCGGGTCGCCGTCACCCGCGGCACCGATCCGCACATCTTCCTGGTGCGCGCCCTTCAGGAGGCCAAGCTGACCGAGAAGGACGTGAAGCTCGTGCTGCTGCAGCATCCGGACGGGCGCACGGCCCTGGAGCGTGGCGACGTGGATGCCTGGGCCGGGCTCGATCCTCTGATGGCCGCCGCCGAGATCGAAAGCGGCGCAAAGCTCTTCTACCGCAACGCGGCGGCCAATACCTGGGGCGTGCTCAACGTCAGCGAGGCCTTCGCGAAGGAGAACCCCGCCCTCGTGACCCGGGTCCTCAAGGCCTACGAGGAGGCCCGCGCCTATGCGCTCGCCAATCCGGAAGAGCTCAAGAAGTCCCTCGCGACCTACACCAAGCTGCCCGATCCGGTAATCACGCGCCAGCTCGAGCGCACGGAGCTGACCCACTCGGCCATCGGCCAGCCGCAGATCGACACGATCCTGGCCGCAGGCCTTGCCCTCCAGCAGGCGGGCGTCATTCCAGCCGACACGGATGTGCGCGCCGCCGTCGACAGCCTCGTCGATCGCCGCTTCGCCACCGCGTCCCGCTAA
- a CDS encoding ABC transporter permease has protein sequence MLLGLFLPVLAALLWEGAVQAGLAQGRLVPPPSRILATLWGLAQTGELWVHVAVTLWRILAGFAIGAAAGIVFGAISGSSESLRRLFDPTLQALRAIPSIAWVPLFILWLGIFEASKVALIAVGVFFPVYLGIAGAILSVDRKLVEVGRVFRLSRIGLARRILLPAILPEAVIALRSGLGLGFMFVVAAEFMGASEGLGYLLIDGQQMGKPDQILAAIIAFALLGKAADSLIVLLTRPLVRWQDVARERL, from the coding sequence GTGCTTCTCGGCCTTTTCCTTCCCGTTCTTGCGGCCCTCCTCTGGGAGGGTGCCGTTCAGGCGGGCCTTGCCCAGGGCCGCCTCGTTCCCCCGCCGAGCCGGATCCTGGCGACCCTGTGGGGCCTCGCGCAGACCGGTGAATTGTGGGTCCATGTCGCCGTGACCCTGTGGCGGATCCTCGCCGGCTTCGCGATCGGAGCGGCGGCCGGCATCGTCTTCGGTGCCATCTCAGGCTCCAGCGAATCCTTACGCCGTCTCTTCGATCCCACGCTCCAGGCCCTGCGGGCCATCCCGTCCATCGCCTGGGTGCCGCTCTTCATCCTCTGGCTCGGAATCTTCGAGGCCTCGAAGGTGGCCCTGATCGCCGTGGGCGTCTTCTTCCCGGTCTATCTCGGCATCGCCGGTGCGATCCTGTCGGTCGACCGAAAGCTCGTGGAGGTGGGGCGAGTCTTCCGCCTGTCGCGGATCGGCCTCGCCCGGCGCATCCTGCTGCCGGCGATCCTGCCGGAGGCGGTCATCGCCCTCCGGTCCGGGCTCGGCCTCGGCTTCATGTTCGTGGTCGCGGCGGAGTTCATGGGTGCGTCGGAGGGCCTCGGCTACCTGCTGATCGACGGGCAGCAGATGGGCAAGCCCGATCAGATCCTGGCGGCGATCATCGCGTTCGCGCTTCTCGGCAAGGCGGCCGATAGCCTGATCGTGCTTCTCACGCGCCCCCTCGTGCGCTGGCAGGACGTCGCGCGGGAGCGCCTGTGA
- a CDS encoding penicillin-binding protein activator, producing MTDFASITAGASRVSRRMNARAATALTLAATMMLAGCVGSGSMTPPRRSAKSSPPSQPVFDADLPVTGATGGLGAPAGAPAAAPSGETIGNGSVRVALLLPLSGAGQGAVAAQSMRNAAELAVTEIQSAPITVLVKDDRGTPEGAREAASQAIAEGAELIIGPLFASSVQAASQVARQSGRPLVAFSTDTSVASRGVYLLSFLVQEEVDRVVSFAASQGRRSVAALIPQSTYGSVAEAQFREAAARQGMRVVAVEHYPPGQPQAAVQRIAPLIGGMAPQADTLFVPDGGDGLPAVALALQSTSFNPQRVKPIGTGLWNEARVFGLPAFQGGWFSAPDNRGFEAFAARYRARFSTDPIRLATLSYDAVTLAATLTQVQGSQRFTEGVLTNPSGFAGADGVFRFNPDGTNGRALAVQEIRGGAAAMVSAPPRSLVATN from the coding sequence ATGACGGACTTTGCTTCCATAACGGCCGGAGCATCGCGGGTGTCCCGGCGCATGAACGCGCGTGCCGCAACGGCACTGACGCTCGCTGCGACCATGATGCTCGCCGGATGCGTCGGTTCGGGCAGCATGACCCCGCCACGCCGGAGCGCGAAATCCTCCCCTCCGTCGCAACCCGTCTTCGATGCGGACCTTCCGGTGACCGGCGCCACGGGCGGACTCGGCGCTCCCGCCGGTGCGCCGGCCGCAGCCCCCAGCGGCGAGACCATCGGCAACGGTTCCGTGCGCGTGGCGCTGCTCCTCCCGCTCTCCGGCGCCGGCCAGGGGGCCGTGGCGGCGCAGAGCATGCGCAACGCGGCGGAACTCGCCGTGACCGAGATCCAGAGCGCGCCCATCACGGTCCTCGTGAAGGACGACCGCGGCACTCCCGAAGGCGCGCGCGAGGCGGCGAGCCAGGCCATTGCCGAGGGGGCCGAGCTGATCATCGGCCCGCTCTTCGCAAGCTCCGTGCAGGCGGCCTCTCAGGTGGCGCGGCAGTCGGGCCGTCCCCTGGTCGCCTTCTCGACCGATACCAGCGTGGCATCGCGCGGCGTCTACCTCCTGAGCTTCCTCGTCCAGGAGGAGGTGGACCGGGTCGTGTCCTTTGCGGCCTCTCAAGGCCGCCGCTCCGTCGCGGCGCTCATCCCGCAATCGACCTATGGCAGCGTGGCCGAGGCGCAGTTCCGCGAAGCGGCGGCGCGGCAGGGCATGCGGGTCGTGGCGGTCGAGCATTATCCGCCGGGGCAGCCGCAGGCGGCGGTGCAGCGCATCGCTCCCCTCATCGGCGGAATGGCGCCCCAGGCCGATACGCTGTTCGTGCCTGATGGCGGCGATGGTTTGCCGGCGGTCGCCTTGGCGCTGCAATCCACGAGCTTCAATCCGCAGCGCGTGAAGCCCATTGGTACCGGCCTGTGGAACGAGGCGCGGGTCTTCGGCCTGCCGGCCTTCCAGGGCGGCTGGTTCTCGGCGCCCGACAATCGCGGCTTCGAGGCCTTTGCGGCCCGCTACCGGGCCCGCTTCAGCACCGACCCGATCCGGCTCGCCACCTTGTCCTACGATGCCGTGACGCTCGCCGCGACCCTGACGCAGGTCCAGGGCTCGCAGCGCTTCACGGAAGGCGTCCTCACCAATCCGTCCGGGTTTGCAGGCGCCGACGGCGTGTTCCGGTTCAATCCGGACGGCACGAATGGCCGGGCGCTCGCCGTGCAGGAGATCCGTGGCGGTGCAGCCGCCATGGTCAGCGCGCCGCCACGGTCTCTCGTGGCGACGAACTGA
- a CDS encoding OsmC family protein yields MDSTQLRALQAPLKDRYRETPEAATITLKAQGTLDDQHIACKVETGRALAVAGLHPATGGSGAELCSGDMLLEALVACAGVTLKAVATALEIDLRHGTVKAEGDLDFRGTLGVDKTAPVGFTAIRLSFDLDTDAPQDKLDQLLKLTERYCVVFQTLNNRPELSATATRRA; encoded by the coding sequence ATGGACTCGACGCAACTGCGCGCCCTGCAGGCGCCCCTGAAGGACCGCTATCGGGAAACACCGGAGGCGGCCACCATCACCCTGAAGGCGCAGGGCACCCTCGACGACCAGCACATCGCCTGCAAGGTCGAGACCGGGCGGGCGCTCGCGGTGGCGGGCCTGCACCCGGCCACCGGCGGCTCAGGCGCCGAGCTGTGCTCCGGCGACATGCTCCTCGAGGCGCTCGTCGCCTGCGCGGGCGTGACCCTGAAGGCCGTCGCGACGGCCCTCGAGATCGACCTGCGCCACGGCACCGTGAAGGCCGAGGGCGATCTCGACTTCCGCGGCACGCTGGGGGTTGACAAGACCGCGCCCGTCGGCTTCACGGCGATCCGCCTGAGTTTCGACCTCGATACGGATGCGCCGCAGGACAAGCTGGACCAGCTCCTCAAGCTGACGGAGCGCTATTGCGTGGTGTTCCAGACCCTGAACAACCGGCCGGAGCTGAGCGCGACCGCAACGCGCCGCGCCTGA
- the ampC gene encoding class C beta-lactamase has protein sequence MTKAGRSFALAIIASCLLPIASRAADGSAEISAAVDRAFRPLMKEYDVPGMAVAVTVGGQQHVFTFGVASKESRAPVTKDTLFEIGSVSKTFNATLAAYAQAQGRMSLDDHPGQYMPPLRGSAIDKASLLHLATYTAGGLPLQFPGNVTNDAGMTAYFQKWKPAAAPGEQRRYSNPSIGLFGHVAGLAMGGDFADLAETELFPRLGLGQTYIRVPQAKMKDYAWGYDKAGKAIRVSPGVFDAEAYGVKSTAADMIRFVEANIRPENLEPPMRRAVEGTHVGYFRIGGMVQGLGWEQYPYPVTLDGLLAGNSAKMALQANAATQLTPPLVPSGPTLFNKTGSTNGFGAYVAFVPEKKIGIVMLANRSIPMPARIMAAHAVLEQLSALSGQNRAQP, from the coding sequence ATTACAAAGGCCGGCAGGTCATTTGCCCTTGCCATCATCGCGTCGTGCCTGCTCCCCATCGCAAGCCGGGCCGCCGACGGTTCCGCTGAAATCTCCGCCGCCGTGGACCGCGCCTTCCGTCCGCTGATGAAGGAATACGATGTGCCCGGGATGGCCGTTGCCGTCACGGTCGGCGGCCAGCAGCATGTCTTCACTTTTGGCGTCGCCTCGAAGGAGAGCAGGGCGCCCGTGACGAAGGATACGCTCTTCGAGATCGGCTCCGTCAGCAAGACGTTCAACGCGACGCTCGCCGCCTATGCGCAGGCGCAGGGCCGGATGTCGCTGGACGATCATCCGGGACAATACATGCCGCCCCTGCGCGGCAGCGCCATCGACAAGGCGAGCCTGCTTCATCTCGCGACCTACACGGCGGGCGGCTTGCCGCTGCAGTTTCCCGGCAATGTCACGAATGACGCCGGGATGACGGCCTATTTTCAGAAATGGAAGCCGGCCGCCGCTCCGGGCGAACAGCGGCGATACTCCAATCCCAGCATCGGCCTTTTCGGGCATGTTGCCGGTCTGGCGATGGGAGGCGATTTCGCTGACCTTGCCGAGACCGAACTCTTCCCCAGACTCGGCCTTGGCCAGACCTACATCCGCGTGCCGCAGGCCAAGATGAAGGATTATGCCTGGGGCTACGACAAGGCCGGCAAGGCGATCCGGGTCAGCCCAGGCGTTTTCGACGCGGAGGCGTACGGCGTCAAATCCACGGCTGCCGACATGATCCGCTTCGTCGAGGCCAATATCCGGCCGGAGAACCTCGAACCGCCGATGCGGCGGGCCGTCGAGGGCACGCATGTCGGGTATTTCAGGATCGGCGGAATGGTGCAGGGGCTCGGCTGGGAGCAATATCCCTATCCGGTCACCCTGGATGGGCTCCTGGCCGGCAATTCCGCCAAGATGGCCTTGCAGGCCAACGCCGCGACACAGCTCACGCCGCCGCTGGTCCCCTCAGGGCCGACGCTGTTCAACAAGACCGGCTCGACGAACGGGTTTGGGGCCTATGTGGCCTTCGTGCCGGAGAAGAAGATCGGCATCGTGATGCTGGCGAACAGGAGCATCCCCATGCCGGCACGCATCATGGCGGCCCATGCGGTGCTCGAGCAGCTGTCCGCCCTGAGTGGTCAAAATCGGGCGCAGCCGTAA
- the rsmI gene encoding 16S rRNA (cytidine(1402)-2'-O)-methyltransferase codes for MTQRIDNRTRRREPGARVATFTAFGLAAEAEPLAPGLYVVATPIGNLRDVSFRALSVLAAADAILAEDTRVTKTLLAHYGITTPLVAYHEHSNEAVRERMVHRIREGQALALVSDAGTPLVSDPGYKLVQAAIEEGLPVTPIPGPSAVLTALVASGLPTDRFFFEGFLPPKSAARRARLAELAAIPGTLMLFEGPHRLPEMLADAAAVLGERQAVVARELTKMFETIRRGTLPELAAQFAEEGPPKGEIVVLIGEASKEMHAAEADAALDGRLTAALEHHSIKDATALVAAELGLPKREVYARALELAKRNT; via the coding sequence ATGACGCAGAGAATCGACAACAGGACCCGGCGGCGTGAGCCCGGTGCACGGGTCGCCACCTTCACGGCCTTCGGCCTCGCGGCCGAAGCCGAGCCCCTTGCGCCCGGCCTTTACGTGGTCGCCACGCCCATCGGCAACCTGAGGGACGTGTCCTTCCGGGCCCTGAGCGTGCTCGCGGCGGCCGACGCGATCCTCGCGGAGGACACGCGGGTCACCAAGACGCTCCTCGCCCATTACGGCATCACGACGCCGCTCGTGGCCTATCACGAGCATTCCAACGAGGCGGTGCGCGAGCGGATGGTCCACCGCATTCGGGAGGGCCAGGCCCTGGCCCTGGTGTCGGATGCCGGCACGCCGCTCGTCTCGGACCCCGGCTACAAGCTCGTCCAGGCGGCCATCGAGGAAGGCCTGCCGGTCACGCCCATTCCGGGACCGTCTGCGGTGCTGACCGCACTCGTGGCTTCGGGCCTGCCCACCGACCGTTTCTTCTTCGAGGGCTTCCTGCCGCCGAAAAGCGCGGCACGGCGCGCGCGGCTCGCTGAACTCGCGGCGATCCCTGGCACGCTGATGCTCTTCGAGGGCCCGCACCGCCTGCCCGAGATGCTGGCCGATGCGGCCGCCGTTCTCGGGGAGCGGCAGGCGGTGGTAGCGCGCGAGCTCACCAAGATGTTCGAGACCATCCGGCGCGGCACCCTGCCGGAGCTCGCGGCGCAATTCGCCGAGGAGGGCCCGCCGAAAGGCGAGATAGTGGTGCTGATCGGCGAGGCCTCGAAGGAAATGCACGCGGCCGAAGCCGATGCCGCCCTCGACGGCAGGCTCACGGCGGCGCTGGAACATCACTCCATCAAGGACGCGACCGCGCTCGTCGCGGCGGAACTCGGCCTGCCGAAGCGCGAGGTCTATGCCCGCGCCCTCGAACTCGCCAAAAGGAACACATGA
- a CDS encoding YraN family protein, with translation MRTALERRRATFLRGQRAEWIAMLFLIAKGYRPLARRFSAAGGEIDLVMSRGGTIAFIEVKARGVMDDALSAISATKRRRFSRAARAWLARHPWAADRIWRADAVFIAPRRWPQHIVSAFELEIT, from the coding sequence ATGAGGACGGCCCTCGAGCGGCGACGCGCAACGTTCCTGCGCGGCCAGCGCGCCGAGTGGATCGCAATGCTCTTCCTCATCGCTAAGGGCTATCGTCCGCTCGCACGCCGCTTCTCGGCTGCCGGGGGCGAGATCGATCTCGTCATGTCGCGTGGCGGCACCATTGCGTTCATCGAGGTGAAGGCGCGCGGCGTGATGGACGATGCGCTGTCGGCCATCTCGGCCACCAAGCGCCGACGCTTCTCCCGCGCGGCCCGTGCATGGCTCGCACGCCATCCCTGGGCCGCGGACCGGATCTGGCGGGCCGACGCCGTTTTCATCGCGCCGCGCCGCTGGCCGCAGCACATCGTGTCCGCATTCGAGCTGGAGATCACCTAG
- a CDS encoding LysR substrate-binding domain-containing protein: MARNLDISLLRAFVAVADTGGMTAASGVLNLTQAAVSQQIKRLEEQIGEELFARDRRGMKLTGAGERLFGRAKRLLALNDEIWTEMTTPEYEGQVRLGIPSDIITTYLPTFLKNFARSYPRVQISLQSGSSARLRSELQAGRVDVVLATELSCDPEGENLVMDRLVWVGARGGEAARQRPLPVSIGCSDCAFRAPIREALQQVGIEWRSTSEVTNTSAQVATVAADIAVMAWMASTVPEGLEVLGRDSGLPPLPPFTVNLYLPRDGGDHIVQELARHIRDAVAGPRRMVA; the protein is encoded by the coding sequence ATGGCCCGCAATCTCGACATCAGCCTGCTGCGCGCCTTCGTGGCAGTTGCCGACACGGGCGGCATGACCGCCGCGAGCGGTGTCCTGAACCTCACCCAGGCGGCCGTGAGCCAGCAGATCAAGCGGCTGGAGGAGCAGATCGGCGAAGAGCTCTTCGCCCGAGACCGGCGCGGCATGAAGCTGACGGGAGCGGGCGAGCGCCTGTTCGGCCGGGCGAAGCGCCTGCTCGCCCTCAATGACGAGATCTGGACCGAGATGACCACGCCCGAATACGAGGGCCAGGTCCGGCTCGGCATACCAAGCGATATCATCACGACCTATCTCCCGACCTTCCTGAAGAATTTCGCCCGCTCCTATCCGCGGGTGCAGATCTCCCTGCAAAGCGGATCGAGCGCGAGGCTGCGCTCCGAGCTCCAGGCCGGCAGGGTCGACGTGGTGCTCGCCACGGAGCTGTCATGCGATCCCGAGGGCGAGAACCTCGTGATGGATCGCCTCGTCTGGGTGGGCGCGCGCGGCGGCGAGGCGGCCCGGCAGCGTCCGCTGCCGGTCTCCATCGGGTGTTCGGATTGTGCCTTCAGGGCACCGATCCGCGAGGCGCTGCAGCAGGTAGGCATCGAGTGGCGCTCGACCTCCGAGGTCACCAACACGTCCGCTCAAGTGGCGACGGTCGCGGCCGACATCGCCGTCATGGCCTGGATGGCCTCCACGGTGCCCGAGGGGCTGGAGGTATTGGGCCGCGATTCCGGCCTGCCTCCGCTGCCGCCCTTCACGGTCAATCTCTACCTGCCCCGGGACGGGGGCGATCACATCGTGCAGGAACTGGCAAGGCACATCCGCGATGCCGTGGCAGGCCCGCGCCGCATGGTGGCCTGA
- a CDS encoding ABC transporter ATP-binding protein: MLKLEHLSKTYADGTQALSDINLSVRKGEIVALIGGSGCGKTTLLRLVAGLDRASTGAIGLDGESIREPHPAVGIVFQEPRLLPWLTVSDNIAFGLTYLNAAERRARVSHALERIGLREHAQRWPRDLSGGQQQRVAIARAFVTHPKVLLLDEPFSALDAFTRASLHEHLLSLWGETRPTILLVTHDVHEAVALADRAIVMQPKPGRIFDELPLALSRPRDRAAPSFEAAARRVLAALDESLDPARRSPQRERDREAAALWW, from the coding sequence ATGCTCAAACTCGAACACCTTTCCAAGACCTATGCGGACGGAACCCAGGCCCTTTCGGACATCAACCTTTCGGTCCGCAAGGGCGAGATCGTCGCGCTGATCGGCGGCTCGGGCTGCGGCAAGACCACCCTGCTGCGCCTCGTGGCCGGCCTCGACCGGGCGAGCACTGGGGCCATCGGCCTCGACGGCGAATCCATCCGGGAGCCGCATCCGGCGGTCGGGATCGTGTTCCAGGAACCGCGCCTGCTGCCCTGGCTCACGGTCTCCGACAACATCGCGTTCGGGCTCACGTATCTGAACGCCGCGGAGCGCAGGGCCCGCGTCTCCCATGCGCTTGAAAGGATCGGCCTTCGCGAACATGCGCAGCGCTGGCCGCGTGACCTCTCCGGCGGGCAGCAGCAGCGCGTCGCCATCGCCAGGGCCTTCGTCACGCATCCGAAGGTGCTGCTTCTCGACGAGCCGTTCTCGGCCCTCGACGCCTTCACGCGCGCGAGCCTGCACGAGCATCTGCTCAGCCTTTGGGGGGAGACCCGCCCGACAATCCTCCTGGTGACTCATGACGTCCACGAAGCCGTGGCACTTGCGGACCGGGCCATTGTCATGCAACCCAAGCCTGGACGGATTTTCGACGAGCTGCCGCTGGCACTCTCCCGTCCACGCGACAGGGCGGCGCCGTCCTTCGAGGCGGCCGCCCGGCGTGTGCTGGCGGCGCTCGACGAATCCCTCGACCCCGCGCGCCGCTCGCCGCAGCGGGAACGCGACCGCGAGGCGGCCGCGCTCTGGTGGTGA